One part of the Lachnospiraceae bacterium JLR.KK002 genome encodes these proteins:
- a CDS encoding GntR family transcriptional regulator, giving the protein MKVIINTSLMVPIYEQITDQIKTLIRNGELKENDSLPSVRTLSKELKISALTVKKAYDTLESEGFTITVHGKGTYVAAVNTELLLEEQKKELEADLEQAIRKGRRCGISDEDIKSLFELILEG; this is encoded by the coding sequence ATGAAGGTTATTATCAACACATCCTTAATGGTTCCCATATATGAGCAGATTACAGACCAGATAAAAACCCTCATACGCAATGGAGAACTAAAGGAAAACGATAGTCTTCCGTCTGTCCGCACACTGTCAAAGGAACTGAAAATCAGCGCTTTAACAGTAAAAAAGGCATATGACACTCTGGAAAGCGAGGGCTTTACCATAACCGTACATGGAAAAGGAACCTATGTGGCGGCTGTCAACACTGAGCTTTTGCTGGAAGAGCAGAAAAAAGAACTGGAAGCTGATCTGGAACAGGCAATCCGGAAAGGCAGGCGCTGCGGAATCAGCGACGAAGATATTAAGAGTTTATTTGAATTGATTTTGGAGGGCTGA
- a CDS encoding ABC transporter ATP-binding protein: MLKLEHFKKEYDNFSLDCSLEVREGCVTGLIGQNGAGKSTAFKGALGLISADGGNVAIFGKNLSEFTPEDREHLGVVLSDSGFSGYLTIHDIIPVLKNLYKEFDYPFFTEQVRRFGLPMDKKMKEFSTGMKAKLKMLAAISHNARLLILDEPTAGLDVVARDELLDMLREFMEQDERRSILISSHISSDLETLCDDVYMIHNGKIILHEDTDVLLSDYGLLKAEGEQFNEMEKQYILRYRKEAWGYSCLTGQKQYYMENYPKIAVEKGTIDAVITMMIRGQEL, from the coding sequence ATGCTGAAATTAGAACATTTCAAAAAAGAATACGACAATTTTTCTCTGGACTGTTCTCTGGAAGTACGGGAAGGCTGTGTGACCGGCCTGATTGGGCAGAACGGTGCAGGAAAAAGCACCGCTTTTAAAGGGGCATTGGGACTGATTTCCGCGGACGGCGGCAATGTTGCCATTTTTGGAAAAAATTTGTCGGAATTTACGCCGGAGGACAGAGAACATTTAGGCGTGGTCCTCTCTGATTCCGGATTCAGCGGATATTTAACGATTCACGATATTATCCCTGTTCTGAAAAATCTGTATAAAGAGTTTGATTATCCCTTTTTCACAGAACAGGTACGCAGATTCGGGCTGCCCATGGATAAAAAAATGAAAGAATTTTCAACGGGAATGAAAGCAAAGCTGAAAATGCTTGCGGCAATTTCCCACAATGCCAGGCTGTTAATCCTCGATGAGCCCACCGCAGGGCTTGACGTGGTTGCCAGAGATGAATTGCTGGATATGCTGCGGGAATTTATGGAACAGGATGAGAGACGCTCTATTCTTATCAGTTCCCATATATCGAGTGATCTGGAAACTTTATGTGACGATGTTTATATGATACACAACGGAAAAATAATATTACATGAAGATACGGATGTTTTGCTGAGCGATTATGGTTTGCTGAAGGCAGAGGGAGAACAGTTTAACGAAATGGAGAAACAGTATATCCTGCGTTACCGAAAGGAAGCCTGGGGGTATAGCTGTCTGACCGGTCAGAAACAGTATTATATGGAAAACTATCCGAAAATCGCAGTAGAAAAAGGAACGATTGACGCAGTGATTACAATGATGATAAGGGGGCAGGAATTATGA
- a CDS encoding ABC-2 transporter permease, which yields MKGLLIKDFRLMKGQKNFFFVIVVISVGMAAFSEDLSFMMSFLPFVLSLFTLSTISYDEFDNGNAFLFTLPVSRAGYTIEKYCLALLLGGGAWVLSVLLAMGAVILRETASLSETVMMAVMMLPPLIVIQAVMIPFQLKFGGEKGRIALIGVFGLLSVIGIAAVKAARMFRIDIEDMLGILSAASMGTIVAALMVIAVILLLISVKISISIMKNKEF from the coding sequence ATGAAAGGTTTATTGATTAAGGATTTCAGACTGATGAAAGGACAGAAAAATTTCTTCTTCGTCATTGTTGTCATATCCGTCGGCATGGCGGCTTTTTCAGAAGATTTGTCATTTATGATGAGCTTTCTTCCTTTTGTGTTGTCGCTATTTACATTAAGCACCATAAGTTATGACGAATTTGACAACGGGAATGCGTTTTTATTTACGCTGCCTGTCAGTCGCGCAGGTTACACCATTGAAAAATATTGCCTCGCACTTCTGCTGGGCGGCGGTGCCTGGGTGTTGTCAGTGCTTTTAGCCATGGGTGCCGTCATATTGCGGGAAACAGCGTCCCTTTCTGAAACGGTGATGATGGCAGTGATGATGTTGCCTCCATTGATTGTGATTCAGGCAGTTATGATACCTTTTCAGTTAAAATTCGGCGGCGAAAAAGGACGAATTGCTCTGATTGGTGTGTTTGGCCTGCTGTCTGTGATTGGAATTGCGGCTGTGAAAGCAGCCCGGATGTTCAGGATTGATATAGAAGATATGCTCGGCATCCTGTCTGCGGCAAGTATGGGAACTATAGTGGCCGCGCTTATGGTTATAGCAGTGATTCTTCTGCTGATATCTGTAAAAATCAGTATTTCCATTATGAAAAACAAAGAATTTTAG
- a CDS encoding helix-turn-helix domain-containing protein: protein MEQILLSFVQDLLKNNAIPIHCITLPCEDYSWLDFGLRSAILENHDHEFIRNYLDKLKENTIYYLKDALYCTYTMMRIPNSRRLMVCGPVLLEEMPPSRLKELFRKMKIPENQQPVLQGFYLRLTSFPAPTVYSNIFLTLGNYLFGENQYELVYDDFNDRDSWYETCVHYSNVEDSRMNIRMIEERYAIERQILDAVASGNETRALSIISSLAGHNLPYRLPCSLRDSKDYAIAFNTLLRKTVEQAGVHPIHIDAHSNLNVKLIEQTSSKAQCNAIQLQLVRNYCRMVRKHTLKDYSLLTRKVMTYISTDLTSNLSLNAMAELLNVNASYLSTLFKREVGVPLTDYVNRQRVEQAKKLLVATDFPIKSIAEKCGVPDVYYFSRMFKKRTGCTPKVYREQTGWEREM, encoded by the coding sequence ATGGAGCAGATATTGTTGTCGTTTGTACAGGATTTACTGAAAAATAACGCCATTCCGATTCACTGCATCACCCTGCCCTGTGAAGATTATTCCTGGCTGGATTTCGGCCTCCGTTCTGCCATCCTGGAAAATCACGACCATGAGTTTATCCGAAACTATCTGGATAAACTGAAAGAAAATACCATATACTACCTGAAAGACGCCCTGTATTGCACTTATACCATGATGCGTATTCCAAACAGCCGCAGACTGATGGTCTGCGGCCCTGTGCTGTTGGAAGAAATGCCTCCTTCCCGGCTGAAAGAGCTGTTTCGGAAAATGAAAATTCCGGAGAACCAGCAGCCTGTTCTGCAGGGATTCTACCTGCGGCTGACCAGCTTTCCGGCTCCCACGGTTTACAGCAATATTTTTCTTACCCTTGGAAATTATCTGTTTGGCGAAAACCAGTACGAACTTGTGTATGATGATTTTAATGACAGGGACAGCTGGTATGAAACCTGTGTCCATTACAGCAATGTGGAAGATTCCCGGATGAATATCCGTATGATAGAAGAACGATATGCCATTGAAAGGCAGATTCTGGACGCGGTGGCCAGCGGCAATGAAACCAGGGCATTGAGCATTATTTCCAGTCTGGCCGGACATAACCTGCCATACCGGCTGCCCTGCAGCCTCAGGGACAGCAAGGACTATGCCATAGCCTTTAATACCCTGCTGCGCAAAACCGTAGAACAGGCCGGCGTGCACCCCATTCATATTGACGCCCATTCCAATCTGAATGTAAAGCTGATTGAGCAGACTTCCAGCAAAGCCCAGTGCAACGCAATCCAGCTGCAGCTTGTGCGCAATTACTGCCGTATGGTGCGCAAACATACCCTCAAAGACTACTCCCTGCTCACCCGGAAAGTCATGACGTATATCAGTACCGACCTGACTTCAAATCTGAGCCTGAATGCCATGGCAGAACTGCTGAACGTGAATGCCAGCTACCTGTCCACCCTGTTTAAACGGGAGGTGGGCGTCCCCCTTACGGATTATGTCAACCGCCAGCGGGTGGAACAGGCCAAAAAACTGCTGGTGGCTACGGATTTCCCCATCAAAAGCATTGCGGAGAAATGCGGCGTCCCGGACGTGTATTATTTCAGCAGAATGTTCAAAAAGCGCACGGGATGCACGCCGAAGGTTTACCGGGAACAGACCGGATGGGAACGGGAAATGTAA
- a CDS encoding glycoside hydrolase family 2 TIM barrel-domain containing protein, which produces MRNVINLNGEWKFSKENKKLPESMPQDWEPVELPHTWNAVDGHDGNGSYDRGCYWYVRTFETPRQPLKGGRVFLEILAAGQQATVYVNGKGEYYHEGGYSTFRADITDACKEEGENLLAIACSNENKSSVYPQSADFTFYGGLYRGVNLISVPEAHFDLEHWGSIGFMVTPMPDGNGGAEFKLESWPVHTDENFTVMYSIKNAEGTEVASAVRPADSTEVRVYVPDVTLWDCDNPYLYTVTATLQRRNEAYDEVSVRAGVRSFYCDPDKGFILNGVPTPLRGVSRHQDMLYKGNALTREDHYNDARMIKDLGANTIRLAHYQHSQDFYDACDELGFVVWAEIPFISVMNEDPAAHQNCISQLKELVLQNYNHPSICFWGISNEILIGGISEQLVENHKELNALCKRMDSTRLTTIAHVSMTPEDSPVHGITDVESYNHYFGWYGGKMEDNGPWFDRFHEEHPEISIGVSEYGCEGIINWHGPKPACKDYSEEYQALYHEHMAKVLDERPWLWSSHVWNMFDFGCAARNEGGVAGRNNKGLVTMDRKTKKDSYYIYKAYWSREPMIHLCGRRYAQRAGETTEIRVYSNQPMVSLYVNGVLESVKSAEKVFVFSVALKEGFNSILAAAGDCKDSMTIEKVEKEPEIYVLPEVNERAEGVANWFKLAGNLDLKAPMEFPEGKYNVRCTMEEIARSQKAMEITARAIKLATNFDLAPGVGMWDMMKNMKPEDMANMAGSMMPEGFVESLNAQLIQIDREKA; this is translated from the coding sequence ATGAGAAATGTGATTAATCTGAACGGGGAGTGGAAATTTTCAAAAGAAAATAAAAAGCTCCCTGAATCAATGCCTCAGGACTGGGAACCGGTGGAACTGCCCCACACCTGGAACGCTGTGGACGGTCATGACGGAAACGGAAGTTATGACAGAGGATGCTACTGGTATGTCAGAACCTTCGAGACCCCCAGGCAGCCTCTGAAAGGCGGACGGGTATTTCTGGAAATACTGGCTGCCGGACAGCAGGCCACCGTATATGTGAACGGAAAAGGGGAATATTACCATGAAGGAGGATATTCCACTTTCCGGGCAGATATTACGGACGCCTGCAAAGAAGAAGGGGAAAACCTGCTGGCCATTGCCTGCAGCAATGAAAACAAAAGCAGCGTCTATCCTCAGTCTGCGGATTTTACTTTTTACGGGGGACTTTACCGGGGCGTAAATTTAATCAGCGTGCCGGAAGCTCATTTTGATCTGGAGCACTGGGGCAGTATTGGATTTATGGTAACTCCGATGCCCGACGGCAACGGCGGAGCGGAATTTAAACTGGAGTCCTGGCCGGTGCATACGGATGAGAATTTTACCGTTATGTACAGCATTAAAAATGCGGAAGGAACGGAAGTTGCCAGCGCAGTGCGTCCGGCAGACAGCACGGAGGTAAGGGTATATGTGCCGGATGTGACGCTATGGGACTGTGACAATCCGTATCTGTACACGGTGACAGCAACATTGCAGCGGCGCAATGAGGCATACGATGAGGTTTCGGTGCGGGCAGGAGTTCGCAGCTTTTACTGCGATCCGGACAAAGGATTTATTCTGAACGGAGTTCCCACTCCTCTGCGGGGGGTCAGCCGCCATCAGGACATGCTCTATAAGGGAAATGCCCTGACCAGGGAAGACCATTACAACGACGCCCGCATGATTAAGGATTTGGGCGCAAATACCATCCGGCTGGCCCATTACCAGCATTCCCAGGACTTTTATGACGCCTGTGACGAGCTTGGATTTGTGGTGTGGGCGGAGATTCCTTTTATCAGCGTAATGAATGAAGACCCGGCGGCCCATCAGAATTGTATTTCTCAGTTAAAGGAGCTGGTACTTCAGAATTACAATCATCCCAGTATCTGTTTCTGGGGCATTTCCAATGAGATTCTGATTGGAGGTATTTCAGAACAGCTTGTGGAAAACCATAAGGAACTGAATGCATTGTGCAAACGGATGGATTCCACCCGGCTTACCACCATTGCCCATGTATCCATGACGCCTGAAGACAGCCCGGTGCACGGGATTACGGATGTGGAAAGTTACAACCATTATTTTGGCTGGTACGGCGGAAAAATGGAGGATAACGGCCCCTGGTTTGACCGGTTTCACGAAGAACATCCGGAGATTTCCATCGGTGTTTCCGAGTACGGCTGCGAGGGAATTATCAACTGGCATGGGCCCAAACCGGCCTGCAAGGATTACAGCGAGGAATACCAGGCCCTTTATCACGAGCATATGGCAAAGGTACTGGATGAGCGGCCCTGGCTCTGGTCCAGCCATGTATGGAATATGTTTGATTTCGGATGTGCGGCCAGAAATGAGGGCGGCGTGGCAGGAAGGAACAATAAAGGCCTGGTGACCATGGACCGGAAAACGAAAAAGGACAGCTATTATATTTACAAAGCATACTGGAGCCGGGAACCCATGATTCATCTCTGCGGCAGGCGGTATGCGCAGCGTGCAGGAGAAACCACGGAAATCCGGGTGTACTCCAATCAGCCCATGGTATCTCTGTATGTAAACGGAGTGCTGGAAAGCGTGAAATCTGCAGAAAAAGTATTTGTCTTTTCCGTGGCATTGAAAGAGGGTTTCAATTCCATTCTTGCTGCGGCAGGGGACTGCAAAGACAGCATGACCATTGAGAAAGTGGAAAAAGAACCGGAAATCTACGTGCTGCCGGAGGTAAATGAGCGGGCAGAAGGAGTGGCCAACTGGTTTAAACTGGCGGGAAATCTGGATTTGAAAGCGCCTATGGAATTTCCGGAGGGTAAATATAATGTTCGCTGTACCATGGAAGAAATCGCCAGATCACAGAAAGCCATGGAGATTACCGCCAGGGCCATCAAGCTGGCAACAAACTTTGATCTGGCTCCGGGTGTGGGCATGTGGGACATGATGAAAAACATGAAGCCGGAAGACATGGCAAATATGGCAGGTTCCATGATGCCGGAAGGATTTGTGGAAAGCCTGAATGCCCAGTTAATCCAGATTGACAGGGAAAAGGCATAA
- a CDS encoding glycoside-pentoside-hexuronide (GPH):cation symporter, with amino-acid sequence MGANSESSVRPFGMKDKIGYMFGDFGNDFTFILSSSFMLKFYTDVMGISAGLVGGLMMAARFIDAFTDVTMGQIVDRSRPTKDGKFRPWIKRICGPVAIASFLIYQSAFADMAYGFKVFWMAVTYILWGSIFYTAVNIPYGSMASAISPDPKHRAELSTWRTIGATLAGLVIGVGTPLFAFETVNGNTVLSGPRMTIIAGVFSVLAILCYLLCFNLVRERVDVPANNQKLEIGKLLKSLVTNQSLLGIIAAAIALLLAQLTMQGMAGFVFPNFYGSPEAQSASTLAGSIAVLAICAPLAVKLSTQFGKKELSIASCLVSAAVFLLCFLVHPANPFVYVGFFTVAYVGMGFFNTIIWAMITDVIDDAEVKNNVREDGTIYAVYSFARKVGQALSSGLTGVLLAMIGYTQATAFDPDVTEGIFKMSCIAPAIGFVLVALCLWFIYPLNKRRVEENVAELARRHKG; translated from the coding sequence ATGGGAGCAAATTCTGAATCTTCGGTCCGGCCTTTTGGCATGAAGGACAAAATCGGATATATGTTCGGTGATTTCGGAAATGATTTCACATTTATTTTATCTTCCAGCTTTATGCTGAAATTTTATACGGATGTGATGGGGATCAGCGCCGGTCTTGTGGGCGGTCTTATGATGGCGGCCCGGTTTATCGACGCTTTTACCGATGTAACCATGGGGCAGATTGTGGACCGCTCCAGGCCCACCAAAGACGGAAAATTCCGTCCCTGGATAAAGCGGATATGCGGTCCGGTGGCCATTGCTTCGTTTTTGATTTATCAGTCGGCTTTTGCAGATATGGCGTATGGATTTAAGGTGTTCTGGATGGCTGTCACCTACATACTGTGGGGCTCTATCTTTTACACCGCTGTGAATATTCCTTATGGTTCCATGGCTTCCGCCATATCGCCGGATCCGAAACACCGGGCGGAGCTGTCCACCTGGAGAACCATCGGGGCCACGCTGGCGGGACTTGTAATCGGCGTGGGTACGCCGCTGTTTGCCTTTGAGACAGTGAATGGAAATACGGTTCTTTCCGGGCCACGTATGACCATAATTGCAGGGGTGTTCAGTGTGCTGGCTATTCTCTGTTACCTGCTCTGTTTTAACCTGGTGCGGGAACGTGTGGACGTGCCGGCCAACAACCAGAAGCTGGAAATCGGAAAACTGCTGAAAAGTCTGGTGACGAACCAGTCCCTGCTGGGCATTATTGCGGCAGCCATTGCCCTGCTTCTGGCTCAGCTTACCATGCAGGGAATGGCGGGATTTGTATTTCCCAATTTTTACGGAAGCCCTGAGGCACAGTCGGCGTCCACACTGGCAGGCTCCATTGCAGTGCTGGCAATCTGTGCGCCGCTGGCGGTAAAACTGTCCACCCAATTCGGAAAAAAAGAACTGTCCATTGCCTCCTGCCTGGTTTCGGCGGCGGTTTTTCTCCTCTGCTTCCTTGTCCATCCGGCAAATCCTTTCGTATATGTGGGATTTTTTACGGTAGCTTATGTGGGAATGGGATTTTTCAATACCATCATATGGGCCATGATTACAGACGTGATTGACGATGCGGAAGTGAAAAATAATGTGCGGGAGGACGGAACCATTTATGCGGTGTACTCCTTTGCAAGAAAAGTGGGACAGGCCCTTTCTTCCGGTCTGACCGGAGTGCTTCTTGCCATGATTGGCTATACCCAGGCCACAGCCTTTGACCCGGATGTGACGGAGGGGATTTTTAAAATGTCCTGTATTGCTCCGGCCATCGGTTTTGTGCTGGTTGCTCTCTGCCTCTGGTTTATCTATCCTCTGAATAAGAGACGGGTGGAAGAAAACGTGGCGGAACTGGCCCGGCGTCATAAGGGATAA
- a CDS encoding HAD hydrolase-like protein, whose amino-acid sequence MSDKRSDYVKRNDFLICVDSDGCAMDTMNIKHFRCFGPCMVAEWGLEPWREAILERWNEINLYTMTRGINRFKGLAKALREIQETYCEIEELETLEQWVEETPELSNEALRNKIAEADSVCLRKALSWSCSVNQSVEELDEAEKQPFPGVKEALKEAYQIADVAVVSSANPEAVMKEWETHGLLDYTDVVLAQDSGSKSYCISRLLKRGYAPEKVLMCGDAPGDLEAAKQNGVCFYPILADREAESWKEFRETGLKHLLEQTYSGPYQREKTEQFLMRLKED is encoded by the coding sequence ATGTCAGATAAACGTTCAGATTATGTAAAACGGAATGATTTCCTCATCTGTGTGGACAGCGACGGCTGCGCCATGGATACCATGAATATCAAGCATTTCCGGTGTTTCGGCCCGTGCATGGTGGCAGAGTGGGGACTGGAACCATGGCGGGAGGCAATTCTGGAGCGTTGGAATGAAATCAACCTCTACACCATGACCAGGGGAATCAACCGTTTCAAAGGACTGGCAAAAGCCCTGAGGGAGATACAGGAAACATACTGTGAAATTGAAGAACTGGAAACCCTGGAGCAGTGGGTGGAAGAAACACCGGAGCTGTCCAATGAGGCTCTGAGAAATAAAATTGCGGAGGCGGACAGTGTCTGTCTCCGAAAAGCCCTTTCCTGGAGCTGTTCCGTAAACCAGTCTGTGGAAGAACTGGATGAAGCTGAAAAACAGCCTTTTCCGGGGGTAAAAGAGGCATTAAAAGAGGCATATCAGATTGCGGATGTTGCCGTAGTGTCCAGCGCCAATCCGGAAGCGGTGATGAAGGAGTGGGAGACGCACGGGCTTCTGGATTACACGGACGTGGTTCTGGCTCAGGATTCCGGCAGTAAATCATACTGTATCAGCCGGCTTTTAAAACGGGGTTATGCACCGGAGAAGGTGCTGATGTGCGGAGACGCGCCGGGAGATCTGGAGGCTGCAAAACAGAACGGCGTCTGTTTTTATCCCATTCTGGCAGACCGGGAGGCGGAGAGCTGGAAGGAATTTCGGGAAACCGGACTGAAACATTTACTGGAGCAGACTTACAGCGGACCGTATCAGAGGGAAAAAACAGAGCAGTTTCTTATGAGATTAAAGGAGGATTAA
- a CDS encoding glycoside hydrolase family 3 N-terminal domain-containing protein, with amino-acid sequence MVDMKAKPFYLSEEDCRWVEDTIADMTVDEKIGQLFFNMGSSREEDYLKMTVKDYHIGGIRYNPGTSDEIYEQNRILQENSKIPLIIACNTENGGDGACTDGTTIGSQTKIAATGNAEYAYQLGYMSNREAAAVGCNLSFAPVSDILYNWENPVIGLRTYGNDPKRVAELTEAYMEGAHANPGFCCAAKHFPGDGLDFRDQHVANSVNSMSCKEWDETFGMVYQNLIDNGLEAIMAGHIMQPAYARHFNPNLTDDEMMPATLSPELIQGLLREKLGFNGMVLTDASHMVGLTCRMKRSDVLPAAIAAGVDMFLFFNEMEEDFASMKQGYLDGRITEERLDDALHRILALKAHMGLHIRAKTELMPPGEKIHEIVGCKAHKEMQEEISDKAITLVKYKDKHVLPVTPQRYKRIMIVYVKGLSAPGIGAFFAAKKSPAEVLKEKLCAQGFDAFIYESPIEQMQKKMQAGEKPDINMYFAGKTPIKEFRERQDLIITLVDIPGGFQPVARPAFGMTKGGGEIPWYVFELPVVVVGVQHPFVLADIPQARTYINTYDSKEPTLDALVAKLMAGEEAFTGTDPVDSFCGLFDTRI; translated from the coding sequence ATGGTAGATATGAAAGCAAAGCCCTTTTACCTGTCAGAGGAGGACTGCAGGTGGGTGGAGGATACCATTGCAGATATGACGGTGGATGAAAAAATAGGCCAGTTATTTTTCAATATGGGTTCCAGCCGGGAGGAAGATTATCTGAAAATGACGGTGAAGGATTATCACATCGGCGGAATCCGGTACAATCCGGGAACGTCAGATGAAATTTATGAGCAGAACCGGATTTTACAGGAAAACAGCAAAATTCCCCTGATTATTGCCTGCAATACGGAAAATGGCGGAGACGGCGCCTGCACCGACGGAACCACCATCGGAAGCCAGACGAAAATTGCCGCTACCGGAAATGCGGAATATGCTTATCAGCTTGGATATATGTCCAACAGGGAAGCGGCGGCTGTGGGCTGCAACCTTTCCTTTGCGCCGGTCAGCGATATTCTGTATAACTGGGAAAATCCGGTGATTGGTCTGCGTACGTACGGAAACGACCCGAAACGGGTGGCTGAACTGACAGAAGCCTACATGGAAGGGGCCCATGCGAATCCGGGGTTCTGCTGCGCAGCCAAGCATTTTCCGGGAGACGGGCTGGATTTCCGCGACCAGCACGTGGCCAACAGCGTGAACTCCATGAGCTGTAAGGAATGGGACGAGACCTTTGGTATGGTGTATCAGAATCTGATTGACAACGGGCTGGAAGCCATTATGGCGGGACATATTATGCAGCCGGCCTATGCAAGGCATTTTAATCCGAATCTCACCGATGATGAGATGATGCCGGCCACATTATCCCCGGAGCTGATACAGGGCCTTCTTCGGGAAAAGCTGGGCTTTAACGGCATGGTACTGACAGATGCTTCCCATATGGTGGGTCTTACCTGCCGTATGAAGCGCAGTGATGTGCTTCCGGCCGCTATTGCAGCCGGTGTTGACATGTTCCTGTTCTTCAATGAGATGGAAGAAGATTTTGCCAGCATGAAGCAGGGCTATCTGGACGGGAGAATTACAGAGGAACGTCTGGATGACGCCCTGCATCGGATTCTGGCGCTGAAAGCCCATATGGGGCTTCACATAAGGGCGAAGACAGAGCTTATGCCGCCCGGAGAAAAGATCCATGAAATCGTGGGCTGCAAGGCTCATAAGGAAATGCAGGAAGAAATTTCCGATAAGGCCATTACGCTGGTGAAATATAAGGACAAACATGTGCTGCCCGTTACCCCCCAGCGTTATAAACGGATTATGATTGTCTATGTGAAGGGCCTGTCCGCGCCGGGAATCGGGGCATTTTTTGCAGCGAAAAAATCTCCCGCGGAGGTACTGAAAGAAAAGCTGTGTGCCCAGGGATTTGACGCATTTATCTATGAAAGCCCCATAGAACAGATGCAGAAAAAAATGCAGGCCGGAGAGAAGCCTGATATCAACATGTATTTTGCGGGGAAAACCCCCATTAAAGAATTCCGGGAACGTCAGGATCTGATTATTACTCTGGTGGATATTCCCGGAGGTTTCCAGCCTGTTGCCCGTCCTGCATTCGGCATGACAAAGGGCGGCGGGGAGATTCCCTGGTATGTATTTGAGCTTCCGGTGGTGGTAGTGGGAGTACAGCACCCCTTTGTGCTGGCGGATATCCCCCAGGCCAGAACCTATATCAATACCTATGACAGCAAAGAGCCTACGCTGGACGCTCTGGTGGCAAAACTGATGGCAGGGGAAGAAGCATTTACCGGAACAGATCCGGTGGATTCCTTCTGCGGGCTTTTTGACACACGGATTTAG
- the uxuA gene encoding mannonate dehydratase, giving the protein MQMTFRWYGEGNDSITQEQIKQIPGVTGLVWALHGKAAGEVWEVDEIENMRRQIEGYGFNMDVVESVNVHDDIKIGLPSRDHYIENYKQTLRNLSRFGVKVVTYNFMPIFDWTRTDLFHPMEDGSTALFYEKAKIQEDYKEMADYILKNLHGMTFPGWEPERMARLDELFEAYRPVTKEKLWENLKYFLEAIMPVCHETGIKMAIHQDDPPWDIFGLPRLLVDKESIGRLLSMVDDDHNCLCLCSGSLGANQENNVPDIIRSYCDRIAFAHIRNVKHFPNGDFTEASHRDCDGDVGILEIMRAYHDCGYDGYIRPDHGRHIWGEQCRPGYGLYDRALGIMYMWGCWDMLEREAGNI; this is encoded by the coding sequence ATGCAGATGACATTTCGCTGGTATGGGGAAGGGAACGACAGCATTACCCAGGAGCAGATTAAACAGATTCCCGGTGTGACCGGGCTGGTGTGGGCATTGCATGGCAAAGCGGCGGGAGAGGTCTGGGAAGTGGATGAAATCGAGAACATGCGCCGGCAGATTGAGGGATATGGTTTTAACATGGATGTGGTGGAAAGTGTCAACGTCCATGATGATATCAAAATCGGCCTGCCTTCCCGCGACCATTATATAGAAAATTATAAACAGACACTGCGCAACCTTTCCCGGTTCGGTGTGAAAGTGGTGACCTATAATTTTATGCCGATTTTCGACTGGACCAGGACAGATTTGTTCCATCCCATGGAGGACGGTTCCACCGCATTGTTTTATGAAAAAGCCAAAATTCAGGAAGATTATAAAGAGATGGCAGATTATATTCTGAAAAACCTGCATGGAATGACATTTCCAGGCTGGGAGCCGGAGCGTATGGCCAGACTGGACGAGCTGTTTGAAGCCTACCGTCCCGTGACAAAAGAAAAACTCTGGGAAAATCTGAAATATTTCCTGGAGGCCATTATGCCCGTCTGCCATGAGACAGGCATTAAGATGGCTATTCATCAGGACGATCCGCCCTGGGATATTTTCGGCCTTCCCAGACTGCTGGTGGATAAGGAATCCATCGGCCGCCTGCTGTCCATGGTAGACGACGACCATAACTGCCTGTGCCTGTGTTCCGGCTCCCTGGGAGCAAATCAGGAGAACAATGTGCCGGATATTATCCGTTCTTACTGTGACCGGATTGCCTTTGCCCATATCCGCAACGTGAAGCATTTCCCCAACGGGGATTTTACCGAAGCCTCCCACCGGGACTGTGACGGAGATGTGGGAATTCTGGAAATTATGCGGGCCTACCACGACTGCGGATATGACGGATATATCCGCCCCGACCATGGCCGCCATATCTGGGGCGAGCAGTGCCGGCCGGGGTACGGCCTGTATGACAGAGCCCTTGGCATTATGTATATGTGGGGCTGCTGGGATATGCTGGAGCGGGAAGCCGGGAATATATAA